In Streptomyces sp. NBC_00483, a single window of DNA contains:
- a CDS encoding GntR family transcriptional regulator, with protein MDELNALADDRALLGRTSTAERVADILRNRIAEGYFPPGTRLSEDSIGGALGVSRNTLRESFRLLTHERLLEHRLNRGVFVRVLSVDDVEDIYRTRRMVECAVVRSLGDPPYALDRVAGAVTDGHRAAERREWKSVSTANIHFHRELVALARSERTDELMRSVLAELRLAFHVVDDPQRLHEPYLARNLELVEMLREGRRDTAETLLGEYLDDSRDGLVEAYRQRMPKDG; from the coding sequence ATGGACGAACTCAACGCCCTCGCGGACGACCGCGCGCTGCTGGGACGCACCAGCACCGCGGAGCGCGTCGCGGACATCCTGCGGAACCGGATCGCGGAAGGCTACTTCCCGCCCGGCACGCGCCTGTCGGAGGACAGCATCGGAGGCGCCCTCGGGGTGTCGCGCAATACGCTCCGTGAGTCGTTCCGGCTGCTCACGCACGAGCGGCTGCTCGAACACCGGCTGAACCGCGGGGTCTTCGTGCGCGTCCTGAGCGTCGACGACGTCGAGGACATCTACCGGACCCGGCGCATGGTCGAGTGCGCCGTCGTACGGTCCCTGGGAGACCCGCCGTACGCACTCGACCGGGTCGCCGGAGCCGTCACCGACGGACACCGGGCGGCCGAGCGGCGCGAGTGGAAGAGCGTCTCGACCGCCAACATCCACTTCCACCGTGAACTCGTCGCCCTGGCACGCAGCGAGCGCACCGACGAACTGATGCGCAGCGTCCTGGCCGAGCTGCGCCTGGCGTTCCACGTCGTGGACGACCCGCAGCGCCTCCACGAGCCGTACCTGGCGCGCAATCTGGAACTCGTCGAGATGCTGCGCGAGGGGCGCAGGGACACGGCTGAGACGCTGCTCGGCGAGTACCTCGACGACTCCCGCGACGGGCTCGTCGAGGCGTACCGGCAGCGGATGCCGAAGGACGGCTAG
- a CDS encoding cysteine desulfurase-like protein → MALDIAAVRAQIPALKSGTARFDAPGGTQMPAPVIDAVTAALTGPLANRGQTTEGERRADGIVVEARAALADLLGTTPGTVVFGRSATQLVYDLSRTLAKTWGPGDEVVVTRLDHDSNIRPWIQAAEAAGATVRWADFDPESGELRPEHLKAVLSERTRLVAVTAASNLIGTRPDLSALAALTHEVGGLFHVDAVHYASHAVVDLVALGADTLVCSPYKFLGPHLGVLTGRAELLESLRPDKLLPSSDAVPERFELGTLPYELLAGASAAVDFLADLDVGARGSRRERLVASFAALEEHEEVLRQRMERGLADLGGVTLYSRAERRTPTLLFTVEGRSPAEISRHLADHGIDAPAGSFYALEASRRLGLGDTGGVRVGLAPYSSAEDVERLLTALKAVVS, encoded by the coding sequence ATGGCCCTCGACATCGCCGCCGTCCGCGCACAGATCCCCGCCCTGAAGTCCGGCACGGCCCGCTTCGACGCGCCGGGCGGCACCCAGATGCCCGCGCCGGTCATCGACGCCGTCACCGCCGCGCTGACCGGCCCGCTGGCGAACCGGGGGCAGACTACGGAGGGCGAGCGCCGTGCCGACGGGATCGTCGTCGAGGCCCGCGCGGCGCTGGCCGATCTGCTCGGCACCACCCCCGGGACCGTCGTGTTCGGGCGCAGCGCCACACAGCTCGTCTACGACCTGTCCCGGACGCTCGCCAAGACCTGGGGGCCGGGTGACGAGGTGGTCGTCACCCGGCTCGACCACGATTCCAACATCCGCCCGTGGATCCAGGCGGCCGAGGCGGCGGGCGCCACCGTACGGTGGGCCGACTTCGACCCGGAGTCGGGGGAGCTGCGGCCCGAGCACCTCAAGGCGGTGCTTTCGGAACGTACCCGCCTGGTGGCCGTGACCGCCGCGTCCAACCTGATAGGCACGCGTCCCGACCTGTCGGCCCTGGCCGCCCTCACCCACGAAGTGGGCGGGCTGTTCCACGTGGATGCAGTGCACTACGCCTCGCATGCCGTGGTCGACCTGGTGGCGCTCGGCGCGGACACGCTGGTCTGCTCGCCCTACAAGTTCCTCGGCCCGCATCTGGGCGTGCTCACCGGCCGCGCCGAACTGCTGGAGTCGCTGCGTCCCGACAAGCTGCTGCCGTCCAGCGACGCCGTACCGGAGCGCTTCGAACTCGGCACGCTTCCTTACGAGTTGCTGGCGGGTGCGAGCGCCGCCGTGGACTTCCTCGCGGACCTGGACGTGGGCGCGCGCGGCAGCCGCAGGGAGCGCCTCGTCGCCTCCTTCGCAGCTCTGGAGGAACACGAGGAGGTGCTGCGGCAGCGCATGGAGCGAGGACTCGCGGACCTCGGCGGCGTCACCCTGTACTCGCGTGCGGAGCGGCGCACCCCGACCCTCCTGTTCACGGTCGAGGGCCGGAGCCCGGCCGAGATCTCCCGGCACTTGGCCGATCACGGCATCGACGCCCCCGCCGGCTCCTTCTACGCGCTGGAGGCCTCGCGGCGGCTCGGCCTCGGCGACACGGGCGGTGTCCGCGTGGGCCTCGCCCCCTACAGCAGCGCGGAGGACGTGGAGCGGCTGCTCACGGCTCTGAAGGCGGTCGTGTCCTGA